One region of Roseovarius mucosus genomic DNA includes:
- a CDS encoding DsbA family protein, with amino-acid sequence MNRRGLVLSVLAVGAAGFGGAAWYATRPQPIAEAVPVAPEVNDVLIRPYSPILGPETAPVTIVEFFDPACEACRAFYPVVKDIMTEHGDAVRVVIRYTAFHGDASVEAIRVLEAARMQHVFEPVLEAVLREQPRWASHGTPAPGLILEIAASGGLDVEAARTQMLAPGVVAVLNQDRADVEAVGVRQTPTFFVNAKPLDPFGEAELRRLVAAEVAASQS; translated from the coding sequence ATGAATCGACGCGGTCTCGTTCTATCCGTTCTGGCTGTTGGTGCCGCAGGTTTTGGCGGCGCGGCCTGGTATGCCACCCGCCCCCAACCCATTGCAGAGGCAGTCCCTGTCGCGCCTGAAGTGAACGATGTGCTGATCCGGCCCTATTCCCCGATCCTCGGCCCCGAAACGGCACCTGTCACGATTGTCGAGTTTTTCGATCCAGCTTGCGAGGCCTGCCGCGCCTTCTATCCCGTGGTCAAGGATATCATGACTGAGCACGGTGATGCGGTCCGTGTCGTCATTCGATACACTGCCTTTCACGGGGACGCTTCGGTGGAAGCGATCCGTGTTCTCGAAGCTGCGCGGATGCAGCATGTGTTCGAACCCGTGCTGGAAGCGGTCCTGCGCGAGCAGCCGCGATGGGCGTCCCATGGCACTCCGGCACCGGGTTTGATCCTTGAGATTGCCGCAAGCGGTGGTCTGGATGTCGAAGCTGCTCGGACACAGATGCTGGCCCCCGGTGTCGTGGCCGTGCTCAATCAGGACCGCGCTGATGTCGAAGCGGTTGGCGTTCGACAAACGCCCACGTTCTTCGTCAACGCCAAGCCATTGGACCCGTTTGGTGAGGCAGAACTGCGGCGACTGGTGGC
- a CDS encoding disulfide bond formation protein B, which translates to MTRLSGETALVLAWIIALISSLAVLFIGEVLGQTPCVLCWFQRAFMFPLAVVLGLGLWWQDPRVGRYGVALALGGAAVALYHIGLYVGLIPEAIQPCKATGPSCTDDNQVVFGIPIPLMALVAFTMIGVLSAISLKEKQT; encoded by the coding sequence ATGACCCGACTTTCCGGAGAAACGGCCCTTGTTCTTGCTTGGATCATTGCGCTTATCTCATCGCTTGCCGTGCTCTTTATTGGCGAGGTTCTTGGTCAAACGCCTTGCGTCCTTTGCTGGTTCCAGCGCGCCTTCATGTTCCCCCTGGCTGTCGTTCTTGGGCTCGGGCTGTGGTGGCAAGATCCTCGCGTGGGGCGCTATGGCGTTGCGCTGGCGCTTGGGGGGGCGGCGGTGGCGTTGTATCACATCGGCCTCTATGTCGGGCTGATCCCCGAGGCGATCCAGCCCTGCAAGGCGACCGGCCCCTCTTGTACCGACGACAACCAGGTGGTCTTCGGCATTCCGATTCCGCTGATGGCGCTTGTCGCCTTCACGATGATCGGGGTGCTGTCGGCCATTTCACTGAAGGAAAAACAAACATGA
- a CDS encoding SCO family protein, whose amino-acid sequence MAGVAALVFIWLLLWADYRADISQAETEPPFLAQFELTDHMGMIRTEEDFAGRWMLVFFGFANCPDVCPTTLAEVAAVMDGLGEDAAKVQPIFISIDPERDTPMALADFVPRFDAGIIGLTGTSDQIAETAETFPIYFERIEEASAPDGYTMGHTSHLFLFDPQAGFADSWPYGTPAEEILADLRERI is encoded by the coding sequence TTGGCGGGCGTCGCGGCGCTCGTTTTCATCTGGCTGTTACTGTGGGCGGACTACCGCGCCGATATTTCCCAAGCCGAGACCGAACCACCTTTCCTTGCGCAGTTCGAACTGACGGACCATATGGGCATGATCCGCACCGAAGAGGACTTTGCGGGTCGCTGGATGCTTGTGTTCTTCGGGTTCGCCAATTGCCCAGATGTCTGCCCGACGACGCTTGCAGAGGTGGCGGCGGTCATGGATGGACTTGGCGAGGATGCCGCAAAAGTGCAGCCGATCTTCATCTCGATTGATCCCGAACGCGATACGCCAATGGCTCTTGCCGACTTTGTGCCGCGCTTTGATGCAGGCATCATCGGTCTGACCGGAACATCCGATCAGATCGCTGAGACCGCTGAAACCTTTCCGATCTACTTCGAACGGATCGAAGAGGCCAGCGCGCCGGATGGCTATACAATGGGGCACACATCGCACCTGTTCCTTTTTGATCCGCAGGCGGGCTTCGCCGATTCCTGGCCCTACGGCACACCCGCCGAAGAGATCCTTGCGGATCTGAGAGAGAGGATCTGA
- a CDS encoding heme lyase CcmF/NrfE family subunit, protein MTPEIGQFALTLALAVAIVQSILPIVGASTGRVLWMESAKTTAVLQVTLVAIAFGALMRSFVVSDFTVRNVVENSHSLKPMIFKVAGTWGSHEGSLVLWTFILVLFGAGVALLGRNIPVGLKARTLSVQAWISVGFLSFMLFTSNPFERVFPPPLDGTDLNPLLQDIGLAMHPPLLYFGYVGFSIVFSFAVAALIEGRVDPAWARWVRPWTLTAWISLTAGIALGSWWAYYELGWGGWWFWDPVENASFMPWLLGTALLHSAIVTEKRDTFKSWTILLAILTFSLSLLGTFIVRSGILTSVHAFAVDPARGVYILGLLGVTIVGSLTLYAWRAPQLGSGGVFRPISREAGLLLNNLLLATATATVLFGTLYPLFVEAVTDEKISVGPPYFNATFIPFMLPLVIIMGIGPFLSWKRADLPGIWQRLRLVFGIAIGVAGIVWYLQTDGPLLAVVSIGIAAWVFVATLREWALRIKLFDLPLSQSLRRARNLPRAAHGMTLAHLGVAMLVLGFVGSTAWKEERVLFAEPGTTVEIAGFEVIFDGVERLRGPNYIAQQGQLRVLKDGREITLLRPERRNYPVAGTSTTESAIRSTLRGDLYVTISEPATEKASGQWNLRILYEPLVNWIWIGATMLVLGGSLSLSDRRLRVGAPSPKSRSSALQPAE, encoded by the coding sequence ATGACACCTGAGATCGGACAATTCGCCCTTACCCTCGCGCTTGCCGTCGCGATTGTTCAAAGCATCTTGCCAATTGTCGGAGCAAGCACGGGACGCGTGCTTTGGATGGAAAGTGCAAAGACAACAGCGGTGCTTCAGGTGACGTTAGTTGCAATTGCGTTTGGCGCGCTCATGCGCTCCTTTGTTGTCAGTGATTTCACGGTTCGAAACGTGGTTGAAAATTCCCACTCTCTGAAGCCGATGATCTTCAAGGTTGCCGGCACTTGGGGCAGCCACGAAGGGTCTCTAGTTCTCTGGACCTTTATTCTCGTACTTTTCGGGGCTGGGGTCGCGCTGCTGGGCAGAAACATTCCGGTTGGTCTCAAAGCGCGAACTCTATCCGTTCAAGCCTGGATCAGCGTCGGTTTCCTGAGCTTCATGCTCTTTACATCCAATCCGTTCGAGCGGGTGTTTCCGCCGCCTCTGGATGGCACAGACCTTAATCCTCTGCTGCAGGACATCGGGTTGGCGATGCATCCCCCGCTCTTGTATTTTGGGTATGTCGGCTTCTCGATCGTCTTCTCCTTCGCGGTCGCGGCTCTGATAGAGGGTCGGGTGGATCCCGCATGGGCGCGTTGGGTGCGGCCTTGGACTCTGACGGCCTGGATCAGCCTCACTGCGGGGATCGCACTCGGCTCTTGGTGGGCCTATTACGAACTTGGCTGGGGCGGCTGGTGGTTTTGGGACCCGGTGGAAAACGCATCCTTCATGCCATGGCTGCTGGGTACGGCACTCCTGCACTCCGCTATCGTCACGGAAAAGCGGGACACGTTCAAAAGCTGGACCATTCTTTTGGCCATCCTGACCTTTTCACTGTCACTTCTGGGGACATTTATCGTCCGATCCGGCATTTTGACATCCGTTCACGCGTTCGCGGTCGACCCGGCGCGCGGCGTGTACATTCTCGGCCTTCTTGGCGTAACCATTGTCGGCTCACTGACACTTTACGCATGGCGCGCGCCTCAGCTTGGATCGGGTGGCGTATTTCGGCCGATTAGCCGCGAGGCGGGGCTTTTGCTCAACAACCTTCTGCTCGCGACCGCAACGGCGACCGTCCTTTTTGGAACACTCTATCCGTTGTTTGTGGAAGCGGTGACTGATGAAAAGATCTCTGTAGGACCACCGTATTTCAACGCGACGTTTATCCCTTTCATGCTGCCGCTAGTCATCATCATGGGAATTGGCCCATTCCTGTCTTGGAAACGGGCCGATCTTCCCGGTATCTGGCAGCGGCTGCGTTTGGTTTTTGGTATCGCGATTGGTGTTGCGGGGATCGTTTGGTACCTTCAGACAGACGGGCCCCTGCTTGCAGTGGTCTCAATAGGGATTGCAGCCTGGGTTTTTGTTGCAACGTTGCGCGAATGGGCGTTGCGCATCAAGCTCTTTGATTTACCCCTTTCACAGTCGCTGCGTCGCGCGCGGAACTTGCCGCGCGCTGCGCACGGTATGACGCTCGCGCATCTTGGCGTTGCAATGCTTGTGCTTGGGTTTGTAGGTTCCACAGCCTGGAAGGAAGAACGTGTTCTTTTCGCAGAACCGGGGACGACCGTGGAAATCGCCGGTTTTGAGGTAATATTCGACGGTGTCGAACGGTTGCGTGGTCCAAACTACATCGCACAACAAGGCCAGCTTCGCGTCTTGAAAGATGGACGGGAGATTACGCTTCTTCGTCCGGAGCGCAGAAACTATCCAGTTGCGGGGACGTCCACAACCGAATCTGCAATCCGATCAACGCTCAGAGGTGATCTCTACGTCACCATCAGTGAGCCTGCGACCGAAAAGGCGTCGGGCCAGTGGAATTTGCGCATTCTCTACGAACCACTGGTTAATTGGATATGGATCGGAGCGACGATGCTGGTGCTTGGCGGGTCCCTTTCGCTATCGGACCGCAGATTGCGGGTGGGTGCGCCGTCGCCAAAAAGCCGGTCGTCAGCGCTTCAACCGGCGGAATGA
- a CDS encoding DsbE family thiol:disulfide interchange protein — MKKILLAMPALVAVVLGGFLFWGLNPDRDPNAIPSALVSEPVPDFELPPVESTQTPGLSAAALRSIGEPVLVNVFASWCVPCRAEHAVLTRLVEQDGVRLMGINYMDKPADAANWLEELGNPYERIGSDSEGRVGIEWGISGVPETFVIDANGIVVYRYVGPIVTPEAQDEIRAALAAAGGQS, encoded by the coding sequence ATGAAGAAAATCCTTCTCGCGATGCCAGCGCTGGTCGCAGTGGTCTTGGGTGGATTTTTGTTCTGGGGGCTCAACCCAGACCGAGATCCTAACGCAATTCCTTCCGCTTTGGTCTCCGAACCAGTTCCGGATTTTGAGCTTCCACCGGTAGAGAGCACGCAGACCCCCGGACTGTCGGCCGCAGCCCTTCGTAGCATTGGCGAGCCGGTTTTGGTCAATGTATTCGCTTCATGGTGCGTGCCCTGTCGTGCTGAGCATGCGGTGCTAACCAGGCTTGTTGAACAGGACGGTGTTCGGCTGATGGGGATTAACTACATGGACAAACCAGCAGATGCCGCAAACTGGCTGGAGGAGCTTGGCAACCCCTATGAGAGGATCGGATCAGACAGCGAGGGCCGGGTCGGTATCGAATGGGGTATTTCGGGGGTGCCTGAGACGTTTGTGATCGATGCGAACGGTATCGTAGTCTATCGCTACGTTGGTCCCATTGTGACGCCAGAGGCACAGGATGAAATTCGTGCTGCGTTGGCCGCAGCAGGTGGTCAATCATGA
- a CDS encoding cytochrome c-type biogenesis protein, producing MKSWLYSLVLMLSATTAAWAVEPDELLDDPVLESRARELSKQLRCVVCQNQDIDSSNAGVARTMRTLLRERLIAGETNDEIIAFFVDRYGDFVLFRPRLKPATYLLWFGPAVLFAVGIGVVFVTIRYRSRAVLDGTADPLSPDEEREFEAIFHENEGRRDP from the coding sequence ATGAAGAGTTGGCTCTATTCACTGGTGCTGATGCTTTCCGCAACAACCGCGGCATGGGCTGTGGAGCCAGATGAGTTGCTGGATGATCCGGTGCTTGAGTCGCGCGCCCGGGAGCTCTCAAAGCAGCTACGCTGCGTTGTCTGCCAGAATCAGGATATCGATAGCTCAAATGCGGGTGTTGCCCGAACGATGCGCACCTTGCTGCGCGAACGTCTGATTGCAGGTGAAACAAATGACGAGATCATTGCGTTTTTCGTAGATCGATATGGTGACTTCGTCCTGTTCAGGCCGCGACTGAAACCCGCCACGTATCTGTTGTGGTTCGGACCAGCGGTTCTTTTTGCCGTTGGGATTGGCGTTGTCTTTGTCACAATCAGGTACCGAAGCAGGGCCGTTCTTGATGGCACTGCTGATCCACTGAGCCCCGATGAAGAGCGTGAGTTCGAAGCCATTTTTCATGAAAATGAAGGACGGAGAGACCCATGA
- the ccmI gene encoding c-type cytochrome biogenesis protein CcmI yields the protein MIWLVLGAMASITVLLFLSGLYRTGEVLNRKDGALVILKDQLSEIDTDQERNLISVTEADAARVEIKRRILAAGRLATRESSRASGRSTIFASAIATPLVAFALYSQIGSPQIESQPLASRASETQEAANLSELTQRLKTRLEADESGGPSDGWVLLGQTYMRMARYDDAADAFERVTVRDNADISTLLLYAEALIAAENGIVTPQAESVIERASEMAPDDPGPIFYRARILEQDGVPDEARTLLIERLKRADRAYPWMELFLSVANRLGEQVGESPVTLADFFPDSRDARSPGAADIEAAQDMSVEERSAFVRSMVDRLAARLLDDQDNLEGWLRLAEAYSVLGDFDAAQNAADNARTLAESLPETDPMRAAATARLDRINK from the coding sequence ATGATTTGGTTGGTGTTAGGCGCGATGGCATCCATCACTGTCCTTCTGTTCTTGTCCGGTCTCTATCGAACGGGTGAAGTCCTGAACAGAAAGGATGGAGCGTTGGTTATCCTCAAGGATCAGCTTTCCGAAATTGATACTGATCAAGAGCGGAATCTGATATCCGTTACCGAGGCCGACGCGGCCAGGGTTGAAATCAAACGCCGCATTCTGGCTGCCGGTCGGCTTGCGACACGTGAATCGTCGCGCGCAAGTGGGCGAAGCACCATCTTCGCGTCCGCCATTGCCACGCCATTGGTAGCCTTCGCTCTGTATTCTCAAATCGGCTCGCCACAGATCGAAAGCCAGCCTCTGGCGTCTCGCGCATCTGAAACCCAGGAAGCCGCAAACCTCTCAGAGTTGACCCAGAGACTAAAAACCCGGCTTGAAGCAGACGAGTCTGGTGGACCAAGTGATGGTTGGGTTCTGCTCGGTCAGACCTATATGCGTATGGCTCGTTACGATGATGCCGCCGATGCATTCGAACGCGTCACTGTCCGCGACAATGCAGATATCTCAACCCTATTGCTATATGCCGAGGCCTTGATCGCAGCCGAGAACGGGATCGTGACGCCGCAAGCGGAAAGCGTGATCGAACGCGCATCGGAGATGGCCCCCGATGATCCAGGCCCAATTTTCTATAGAGCCCGGATCCTCGAACAGGACGGGGTTCCAGATGAAGCGAGGACGCTTTTGATCGAGCGCCTCAAGAGAGCGGATCGCGCCTATCCGTGGATGGAACTTTTCCTGTCTGTCGCCAACCGATTGGGGGAACAGGTTGGAGAGAGCCCTGTCACCCTAGCTGATTTCTTTCCGGACTCTCGGGACGCGCGTAGCCCCGGTGCGGCCGATATCGAGGCCGCTCAGGACATGTCGGTCGAGGAACGCAGCGCTTTCGTCCGCTCCATGGTTGACCGCTTGGCGGCGCGATTGTTGGATGACCAAGACAATCTTGAAGGATGGCTTCGGCTTGCGGAGGCGTACAGTGTATTGGGTGACTTTGATGCTGCCCAGAACGCCGCCGACAATGCGCGCACCTTGGCCGAAAGCCTTCCGGAAACCGACCCTATGCGTGCCGCCGCCACGGCCCGATTGGATCGGATCAACAAATAA